From Candoia aspera isolate rCanAsp1 chromosome 4, rCanAsp1.hap2, whole genome shotgun sequence, a single genomic window includes:
- the LRRC3B gene encoding leucine-rich repeat-containing protein 3B — translation MHLVDLWLTRSLSMCLLLQSFVLMILCFHSASMCPKGCLCSHSGGLNVSCSNANLKEIPRDLPPETVLLYLDSNQITSIPNEIFKDLHQLKVLNLSKNIIEFIDEHSFKGVAETLQMLDLSDNRIKSVHKNAFNNLKARARIANNPWHCDCTLQQVLRSMASNHETANSIICKTSDLDEHAGRPFLNAADPDLCNPSKRTTDYAMLVTMFGWFTMVISYVVYYVRQNQEDARRHLEYLKSLPSRQKKPDEADDISTVV, via the coding sequence ATGCATTTGGTAGACCTGTGGTTAACTCGCTCCCTCTCCATGTGTCTGCTTCTACAAAGCTTTGTCCTCATGATACTGTGCTTTCATTCTGCCAGTATGTGCCCCAAAGGTTGCCTTTGCTCTCATTCTGGAGGTTTGAATGTCAGCTGCAGCAATGCAAACCTGAAAGAAATACCCAGAGATCTTCCTCCTGAAACTGTCCTACTCTACTTAGACTCCAATCAGATTACATCCATCCCAAATGAAATTTTCAAGGACTTGCACCAACTGAAAGTCCTCAACTTATCCAAAAACATCATTGAATTTATAGATGAGCACTCCTTCAAAGGGGTGGCAGAAACCTTGCAGATGCTAGACTTGTCAGACAACCGGATTAAAAGCGTGCACAAAAATGCTTTTAACAATTTAAAGGCCAGGGCTCGAATTGCAAACAACCCTTGGCACTGTGATTGCACCCTGCAGCAAGTCTTGAGAAGCATGGCTTCCAACCACGAAACAGCCAACAGTATCATCTGTAAGACCTCCGATTTAGATGAACATGCTGGGAGGCCATTCCTCAACGCAGCTGATCCTGACCTCTGTAATCCTTCTAAAAGGACAACTGATTATGCCATGCTAGTCACCATGTTTGGCTGGTTCACCATGGTGATATCCTATGTAGTTTACTATGTGCGGCAAAATCAAGAGGATGCACGCCGGCACCTGGAGTACTTGAAATCTCTGCCGAGCAGGCAGAAGAAACCAGATGAAGCAGATGACATTAGCACTGTTGTATAA